The genomic DNA ATCGGGCTCTTGAGTCTCATCAGCGCCAAGTCGTAGTCGTTGCGCGCTGGGTCGTAGTTGCCGTTCACGATGATTCTGTCGACATAGGAACCTCCCAGCGAGCCCATGTTTGTCCGGCCTGACACCACTCTCCAGCGACTCAGCTCCTTTTTACTGCTGCAAGACCCAAACCAGGcgggagaagaggaagtgtgAGCAAATTGGTCATGCGTATACTTTAACCACAGTGGGAATTCATTAGAGATGGTATATATATGTGGAGAGTGCACTGACCCTGTAAAGCAGTGGGCAGCAGTGACCACCCAACGTGGGGACACCAGCGAGCCTCCACATGTATGTTGTCCCCCCTGCTGCAGGCTGACCTGCCAGGGCCAGTCCTCGATGACGGCATCCGTGCCCCCGACGATACGGTCCTGGAAGCCCACCGCGCCGCAGTCTGACAAGAGAAAGTTGTCTTGTTAGTTTAAATTTCCACGATAAGAGTTTCGCTGCGTACTGCAGACATGTTTGGGCCTGTTGGTGTGAAACCAGTCATACAGCCCTCTACTGCCTGCCACGGAACAATGTTGGTGACGTTGGTTGCTTTGCTAAATATAAAACTCACCTGAACAGGACAAAGATATCACAGATCCGGTTTTGCAAACACGCCTGTTGGAAAAAAACAGCCATTACACACGTGACTGGAATGACTGCACAATTCaagtcaaacaaaacacacaatcacttcAATTAAAATGTCTTCACCTGACTTCACCCCcagccccacccccccacactgtTTTTCCCcgttttggtttcatttttttttatgtaaaatacattttgcgGTCTTCACTTTCATAGAGGTCGGGACACAGAGGGAACAAAAACTGAGggagttttagtttttttcaggaAGAGAAACTGTGAGAACAGAACCTCTGACTCTCTTTGTACACGAGAAGAAAAGACAGCAGAAGTTAAAAGTGAAAGGGAGAGTAAGAGGAAgatttttatctttaaagtcAATAGCCTCTTTTTTTAGTTCAGGTGGGAATCAGCTCTCAGACAACACTGTTTCCTAAAAAGCAGATTTGTGATCACTTTAGATCTGTGACAAATAATTCAGTCAAGAGTCATGAGGTTAAAAGATTTGGATTTTTTGATGATAAACTAGTGCAGTGGCTGGTATGGGCTGTTTGTCCGTCCGGCCTATGGTAGTACAGGTTGCTGCTTTCTttttgaaactgtaaaagtgacctgcagtcaTTGAACCAATGCAAGTAAAGACTGAAGCTGCATCTCCACCGCCGCACGAGACTTTCACCTGTTCATTAAAAGTCCGGTGAAGCTCGAGACATACAGTATGTTCCATGAGCCCCAGCTGCCATTGCAAAAGAGTGCTATTGGCCTGTTTATTTCGATTTTATTAACGCATCATATGTCCAAATCGTACCAAACGTGACACTGCACTTCCATTAAACAAGAGACATGCAGAGTGTGAAGTGGATAAAGAGAAGGGTCCTTAACATATACGAGCCACAtaatgacagagagagatttctggaattgtTAGTTAGATGTGACGCCTTCCTCACCGATCAATGGTAGCCTGATGTATgggtgtgtttttcttctctggcTTGATGGCTGCGAAAGGTCCAGCTTTCAGGGAGTTCATTAAAGTTCTCACTGGGACATTGGTGTGAAGAGGTTTTCTGttaagacagaggaggagacgtgtaAGACTTGAGTTCAGGTCAAATCCACCGTTCgacacatttgaaaaacacaatctACAGTCAATCGCTCACTGTGTGTAGCCCAGGTGCTTGcatgctctctgtgtgtgctgctcGCTCCAGTCGTCACTGCACACACTCCTCCAGCCTGAGCCGGGACTGTACACCTGCAGGATGTTCTTATTTGAGTTGAGACGcactggaggacaggagggagggatggcagggagaggaagaaaagaagagtaCATTTTCAagctttgtttctgtgtgtgtgatgacaacAAAGAAAGAGCTGAGTGTCTGCTTTACCTGGGAAGGTGGTGTTGACCGTATATTTTGACAAACAAGTAatttcatcctctcctccagaaCAGTCATCTTTCCCATCACAGGTTTGCTCTAATGGGATGAACTTCACTGAACCCGAACAGAAGAAGTACTTGGTCTCAATCAGCTGCTTAACTGAAAGGAAAAGGAGGGACACATTGGAACAGGAGGCCATGAAATTTGCAACTTTGCAAAAACATTCAAGTCTAAATATTTAGGTGAGGCCTTTTGGGCAGGTCAACATGTGTTGTATGGGTGCGTCTTTGGAGGAGGGAGCCGATGTCAGGAACTGTGACTCACTGAAATACGCGGCGGTGACCAGGATCCCCAGCAGCACTATCACAGTCAGGACAGTGAACAACACTTTCTTCCTCTTAGACGCCTTGTCTTTCTCAGTCTTTGGAGCCGTCATGGGCTTTCTGTGGCGGCCTGGACGTGGAACCACTGGGAAGTAGAGTGGGGGCGGGAGAGAGGCACACAGTACGTGAGACAACGGTAGATAAGGGAGACGAGAGAAGGGAAACCACAAAGCAAATGAAGAGAGTGAGCAAAAAGACGAAATTAGTCATGTGAAGGAGATCGTTAGCAGAACTGTCCCACACTACACTTTCCAAGTATTTCACATTATAATGACGGGGCTCTCCCATCAGTGCAGCAAGGTGCTGTACgtgaacacaaatacaacaccAGCTTACCTGGGTGCCTGGGATTCAATGGGCAAATGCTTTCCTCTTGCAGCTGGATGGTTGTCTGGGGAAAGAATGAGATACTTAGTGGAAGACAAGAGAGGATGTGAGCACAGGTGTCAAAACAGGACATGGCTTAAAAGGaaactcccagtgtgtgtgtttgtgtcgaggAGGAGTTTGACATTGTGTAACGTTGTGACTAAGTGTGTACATGATAATCTGAGCTTACATAATATCTTATGTCTTAATGTAtcctttgtttattttcaagTATTGCTCCCAGAGGACTACAACAGGTGTGTAGTATGGAACATAGTGTACCACCACAAGTTGTCATATTACACCCTTTGGCATATTACTCCCGTATCCATATGCTGCAGGCGGTTCACATAATCTGTTATCACACAGAACACTAGAGCCCCCCCCCATGCAAGTGACAGACAGTGGGATGAGGTGCGGAGGAGTCCACTGGGACCTTGGGAGGCGTCCATTCAAATGCAGCCGATACTGTGGGGAAAGAACAGGCTCTCATATTGCAGGGTGGTATAGAGAGGTGTGTCCGCTCCTCAACCACAGGAGCCAGGTGGGTAGAACCCAACACTACTCAAGTATTCCTGAGGAGAATATATATCCTGTAGCCTGGTTTCATGATTACATAAGGGAAGATTCATGGGAGGGTGGGGTGTAGTAAGAGTTATAGCACAGAACAGTGGGCACACTGGGCAGCATCTTCTGGAGCTGCAGTTCCCACCTTTTGGCTGTCTAAAATTATCCAGCATAACGTAAAACTAAACATTTGGagcagaaatattaaaaatcttgtttgttttttctagtGACAGGTCCCGGCCCACAGGTTGGGAACAACTGCTCCATATTGGTATATAGGCCCTTTCAAAAAGCCTGGGTTATTAAACCTGGGACTAGCCAGTGTTGTCTCTCTTTGCTcagacatttaaacatttatcacCATGTATTTACCTCAAGTACAAAGTGTAAACACCATGGGTTCCTTGAAACAGGTTTAAGGATAAGAATCAGAGCTGATTTCGTTAGACATTTATGAAAGAGGAGTAACTGCAAATTATTTTGATAAGCGATTGATGGTTTAACTAACctttcatgcaaaaaacaattgCATGCAACAATTCTTatgttttgctgcttttctttgtcatctTGAAACAGTAAACTGGCCATAATTGATTTTTAAACCATTAGAAACTGTTAAATTCAATGTGAAAGTAATGAGCAGATTAATAGGTAGGCTGTTGAAAGTTGCAGCTCTGGTGTGAATTGTTCAATATTAACAATAAGCTCTGTTGTTGTTAACAGTCTGCTGCGGCCGATCTGACAACATCACAGTCTTAGTTGTTCTACCATTTTCTGATTGAGGACAAATGCAAGTTTCTATATTTACGCTTCATTCTGCAAACTGAGGGTTGATtactaaaaaataaaacaaggcgAACCTAACACGTGGTCTGGTGGAGGGGAACGAGCATGTTGAATTTCTAACACCACACGTCCATCTGGATTGTCTCTTACCATGAGGTTGGGTCTCTTCAGTGGAGCTACAGGTTGACAGTGTGGCTGCAGATTGTAAACAACacgtggagctgctgctgctcctggagcTGAGTGAACCCCAGAGCTGTGTGATATGTGTGTCGTGTCCTGTCGTGTTTCTTTAGCTTAGtagtgtgtgtttaccttcagCTGTTCAGACATGGAgggacacacaccacagtggTGATGGAGACGCTAATTAAACACCTCTTTAAGGTAAGATGGCTGCTTCCTCACTCACATCACCTGTTTATTAATGTTTCTAAATGATGTCATGTGCATGTTGGGGCTGTAGACTTCTTATAAGTTACTTTTAATAGAGTTTAATTAACATTTAACCAGCTTTACCTGATAGGCGGCTAGCTTTAAATAGCTATAAACAGCTACCTAGCTAGCTGTAAATCTGTCAAGCAGACAGTTTTAAATTGAATATCTGACACGATTTTACAACAAGTGGATCTAAATAAAAGTGTTCGTCACTCAGAACTGTGTTAAAGTTGAATTATGACTCTCCTCTGAATGCTCAGTCCAAAGCTAAGCCTAGCATGTAGCTGCCTAATGCTTCCTAAAGTTACGGGCTAGCGGCTAACTGCGGCTAACGAAGTTTGAAAACCGATGCGCGTCTTTTCGTGGTCCTACGGTAAATGTCATCGGAGCGGAGAAAAGTCAGAGGACGCATTATTATGAAGGTTTGATTTGTATTGAACACAAGACAATAACAAGTATAATGAAATGGAACAttatatttttaagttttttttaatgaaaattaaAGGCAAAGTTGgctacttttttttattatggcaCTAATAAGTtgcttattttaaatattattttaagaaAATCCTTGAGAGGCGATACACATATTTCACGTCACTCTTGTTCATGGTGACCCTCACTGTCTGCATGTCAAATTTCATAAGATTTTACTTTAGAATTCTTTAGAAAATTAAAGGCAAAGTTGTCAAACTTTTCATTATGGCCCTAACAACTAGCTACAGCTCATCAGTATGGCTGCTGAgagcatttgttttgttcatctgCTGTTCTGCCTTTTGTCTTGTCCTCACAATCTTTTCATACATTATCTAACCtaaaaacatttacagaatATGCTGCATGTTAGTTGATGcatttgattaaaaacagatcaaatgCAGAATCTTTGATGACCAAATTAGGACTTGCCCGAAACTTGGACCACCTGTTAAAATAGATTTAACTAAATTTCACTTCTGCTTTATAAATGAGTTAAGGTAAAGTCCCTCATATGCATATTTCTTGGCTGCCAGGCTTATTTAACTGCTGCTAATTCAGTTAAAAGGATGTTCCTAAAATCAACTTAGAAGCAAGAAATGTGagtccctcgggattaataaagtatccatctatctatctatctatctatctatctatctatctatctatctatctatctatctatctatctatctatctatctatctatctagtcaGTCAAACAACAAGCAAAGTGTATAGACTCCataaagagagaaaagcaaaagaAATGTTGTAAGGCAGGTATTGTAAATTTTTTTTGGAAGGGAGCTCAATTCTGTGAGGAATCAGCTCTTATGTAAGATTCTCTATGTAGTCACGTCAAAGCCAAACCTTGATGGACTGCATTCGTCACACATCCAGACATTTTATTCTTTACTCCGCTTGAGTTGTCAATTCGTTCTCGGATTTCTCTTTACATTGAAATAAGGAATGCTTCGCTCACAATGGGCATCAAGCCTAGGAGCACTTTGCTTTGTAACATAACACTTGTATTGACTGTATTGAGTCAACAATAATTTTACACCCATATACTTTCCCTTTTTATATAACTAGACTTAGCTTGGTTATGATATAACCCATCTTCTTAAATGACCTAAGAAGACTGATCACCTGGTTTTGAAGATGAGATATTTGTATAAAGTTTCCACCAGTATACAGATTTGAAAGTATGTGTTTCAAAACCGCCAATAACTTTCTTCTTTGTTAAAATGAGATGAGTCATTTGAATCACACACTCATCACTGATCCCAGGTCATCACCTGATGAATGAGACAGCAGAAACAAAGTGGGCGGTCCATCCAACCTGGGAAAACCACAACGATGGCTACTGAATGTCACGTTCTCAAAAAAGGACAAACACGTATACGTGGAAATACACGGTCTGTTTTGTCGGGTCATGTCACATGATGATAGTGGTTACTGGGGAAGTTTCTTCATTGGAAACACGACTAACAGAAACCAATTTATGAGCCTGAGTCGGGTAGAAGCAGCCAAGTGGGATTACACCTCGAATATCATTTCTGCGGTAACATCTAACttgtttagtctttttttttctttatccctATGGATCATTTTCCGGCACCAGCAACAGGTCTAACTGGGTCAACCTCCACTGACAAAAAGCCATGACACGTTGAACCTTTTGTTCGGCTTGCTCCCCTTCGCTGCTTCACAGCGTTGTTGGATTATGTTCCCCTGAACTGAAACTTTCACAAAAGAGCTTTTGTGAAACTACTTGTGACATGTTGGACAAGTTTTAATCAGAAGATAGGGATCTAGACCAGTGCTGTTCACATATGTTTGGTTATTTAGAGGCAAAAGCAGGCATATATGCATTACTATAAGCAAAAGTGCTGTTAAATCAGTACAAGATCTGTTAACTAAGACAGAAATGTTTGCACACATATTAGATGGTGCAGACATAAATACCCTATAGGGGTCATATATTTATCTGTTGCTGACGCTAAGCTCAGGAAGTCTATTCAACATCAGGTTTTATCCTACAACTGATCATTTTGAATCTAATTTAAAATCCCACCtttaaatctttcttttaatttcgccttatttgtttttataattctgttaatctctctctctcttttattgcATATTTCTCTTGCTCAGTTTTAACCTTACTTTCTATTCATACTTGTTTTTCCTCCAACGTGTTTGTATAACTTTGGCTCAACTTTTTAACCTGATATGTTTTGATATAAAGTATTAATTCACGCATGCAAAACAAAGCCACTGCTATGACCCAACAGAAACAAGTTGAACCATAAAATATGACCACCTGTCTATGTACAGTAGCACTAAAACAAACATCCTTTCAGCATACACAGTGACTGTGTTGTTAAAACGGCCCCTCCAATGCAAAGTCCTGACAAGACCTGACAACTTCCTGATGAACATGTTGATTCTGCCACTGGTTGCACTCACCCACATGATGTAGTTCTATTTTTCGGTTAGGTTAGGCCCAGATGCACCTCATCTGACAGGCAGTTCAGAGTAaactctcttcctcccttcctgaAGGTGGGAGTCCTCAGAAACTCACTGTCCGGTGTACGTCCTTCGTCCTCCTCACTTTCCTGCTCCAATGGCTTTAACCGCAAAAATCCTggtctgactctctctctctctctatctctccccccTATTCTCTCTATGGCTGTGTAACTCTAAGGCTGGTGCTTAACTTGCCCCTCTCTCAAACCCCAAGGGTGTATTAAAGACTGCTCGTGTGTAGCGTTGTGTTTCAATGCTCCGTAAATTCAGAGAGCGAGCTGCTGTTTTGGGTGACCAAGCCCTGCTgacgaaacaaaacaaaaaaaccaaACTATTCCAGGTAACTTGACACCTGaacccttctctctctctctctctctctctctctcctctctctccttgtctgtATGCCTTCCCCACTTTTGTCCCTCCTCCCACTCCAAAACGTTTTGAAGGATGCAGAACATGGAGCTGCACCTCTTCACACAGGCGAACTCAGACATGTGTATGTGCGCGTGTTACCAGTAGCCCTAAGGCTGAGGTGTGTCGTTGAGCACCTGTGTTGTTTTGACTGTATAATAAGAAGACTGATGGTATCTGTCAGAAGTTCCTGTTTGACAACCAAGTCAGCGTGAAAGTAAGATACGTAAGCTAAAAATGAAAGGCTAATTcttttttatcatattattcatatatattaatatgtcTTTATGCAAGTCTTAAAGGGTAACTGTAAAACAACCCATAGAGCGCAAGAACACTGCAGTTGTAGGCACACATCCAAGTCAATGATGTCACCTGCCCTGATAAGACCACAAGGAGACTTGTTTTGACCTAGATTGGTTTGTGGCTAGAAGTGAAACGGGCCTGTTTCAACCACaactgttttcagtcatgaactctggaaaagttcaggaaaatgtcagaaagcAGCTCAATAGAGGAGAATAATTCTGAATTCTGAAGTGTTAAATTACCCCCGGTGACCAACCTAGTCGGTGTTGGTTAATTCGGCCATTGTGAATGTCATGGGACACTGTCTTAgacaacaagagaaaaaaaaagcttcatGGGGAGTTTGAAGGGTTAAAAAATACAAGACAGAAGAGGGGTTGGCTGAAGAGAAAGAGCCATTGTTAGAAACAGTAGGAGATTGTGTTGCTTGACCTGGACGATTAAATGCAGTGAACCTTAACGCTAACTCTCAAACATACTTTACTTAGTCAAGTATTTTATGGAATAAACTAAAGAATATGTGTGAAAATATGCAGATGAGTGGATGGATATATTACAATTAAGTATAAGGGCCATAGATATTACGAGAACAATTTTTTCCTTTTAGTGGCCCTTATACTCATACTTTACATCGTATAATTGTGTGTAGCTAGCTAGATATATTATAGATAGCTCTCTGAATGAATCATTTTTACGACTCCTGAATGTCCTGTAATAACCTCTGTTAACCCTGATTATATTCAGGTTGCTATAGAGCTGCCAagacattaaaggttcagtgtgtagaattcagtgacatctagtggtgaagtttcatgttgcagctgaatagccctcacctcaccctccccttccacaCATGAAAGGGAACCTGTGATAGCCTTCAGTTGTGATACAAACTTCAAAGATAGTTAGTTTGTCCAGTTCGGACGTATTTAAAAAATCATGGTGCCCTCCGTAGAGTGGACCAGCTCCAGCTGTAAATATATCGAAATATAAAGGGCCGATTCTagggtaaaaaacaacaacaatttagatgaaacatacTAGCGAAAACATCACTAGTATGGTGCATGACCTCCTTTTGTCTATTTTCTTGACTGAGATTAATTGTGAGTGAGTTTCATTTCAAAGTGATATACCGTGCTGTACTGTATGTAGAGTAAATCATCCATTTTCCACCTCATCTAATATAGCATATTTCCCTCTCTTTAAATCACATGAACATTGAGCTGCGACAAGGTTTCTAATCTGAAAGTCTGACATGGTTGAACAACAGCCGAAAATATATTTGCTCACGCTATAAAAGAGAAGATGAGAGCCATACAGAGATTTCATAAATCCTTTGCACTCCCTTGTTTGACTTGTTTGAACACTTTTATTGTTCTGCCTAGTCAAACTGGTTCATTTGGTTGATTATCCCCTCAGCTCTCACAGGAGCAAAAACACAATCCATATCAGATGGATGCAATTCATTCTTTCACTATTCTTAATTTCTGCGTCAATAACACAATGGTTGCTCCCGTGTTCTTTTGAAATGGGGAACATGCCAATGGGCAACCAAATAGACTCTATGACTTCCTGAACTGCACATAGTCCAGATTGTCCACGTATTAACAGTTGTTTAAGAGTGTTTCTAAGAAAAGTGTATATCTACAAACACTATGTTTAAGAAGATCGATTTATTTGTTTCTCATTAACTCAAAAGCTTTGTGGCCGTGGGTTTAGATTCTGTGCCAatctgagaaaaataaaactaagCATGTAGCTTCAATCGTCAATCACATTGGATATAATTGTCTTGACAATTTAAAGTTTTGAGCAAAGCAAAATGAACATGAAAGGGGCTTTCTTGCCATTTAATATCTAAACCTCAATTCAAGATTTTCAAGGTTTAAATTCTACTAAAGATATTCAGAGATCCAACAAGTTATTTAATATACGTAAGGATccaaatagaaaaagaaaaacaactggaaccttaaacttaaaaatgtgtttaaacgCACATATTTAACATGTGGAACAGTCCTTAAAAGCCTTCTGCATCCTTATCAGATGTCTGTTTGTTGACTTGATTTGTAACGGATCAAAGTTCTTTTCAGTCGGCTGCATTTGAAAACGTTTGCAACATCT from Limanda limanda chromosome 6, fLimLim1.1, whole genome shotgun sequence includes the following:
- the tmprss4a gene encoding transmembrane protease serine 4a, encoding MTAPKTEKDKASKRKKVLFTVLTVIVLLGILVTAAYFIKQLIETKYFFCSGSVKFIPLEQTCDGKDDCSGGEDEITCLSKYTVNTTFPVRLNSNKNILQVYSPGSGWRSVCSDDWSEQHTQRACKHLGYTQKPLHTNVPVRTLMNSLKAGPFAAIKPEKKNTPIHQATIDRRVCKTGSVISLSCSDCGAVGFQDRIVGGTDAVIEDWPWQVSLQQGGQHTCGGSLVSPRWVVTAAHCFTGSKKELSRWRVVSGRTNMGSLGGSYVDRIIVNGNYDPARNDYDLALMRLKSPITVGAARKPVCLPPKALGLSAGASMAVTGWGYLEENGNVSPTLQKATIPLIDHTVCSSPSVYGKSITDRMMCAGFPEGKVDACQGDSGGPLVHFTSSRWHLVGVVSWGVGCARKGRPGVYCNVEEMVNWINTVIEKNP